Proteins encoded together in one Hevea brasiliensis isolate MT/VB/25A 57/8 chromosome 16, ASM3005281v1, whole genome shotgun sequence window:
- the LOC110660725 gene encoding protein GET1 isoform X1 → MGEEETLGGEQGSCLAAPVIFLIIVFFQFISMRLEHLKKKASKNATEVQLRAEIKQLLKEASAFSEPSTFAQAAKLRRLAAAKEKELTNREEMHNKQIKLSHDLYLKLIFILKIVTYFMLICWFWRTPVTAISQQLVQPFGKLLSWGAGGCLNDNVLVGIIPWLILSTRVSKFINRVFQ, encoded by the exons ATGGGAGAGGAAGAAACCCTAGGAGGAGAGCAAGGAAGCTGTCTTGCAGCTCCTGTCATCTTTCTCATCATTGTGTTTTTCCAGTTCATCTCCATGCGGCTTGAGCACTTAAAGAAG AAAGCATCTAAGAATGCTACAGAAGTTCAGTTGCGTGCAGAAATAAAGCAGCTCTTGAAAGAGGCGAGCGCCTTTTCAGA GCCATCAACATTTGCTCAGGCTGCAAAACTTAGGAGGTTAGCAGCTGCAAAGGAGAAGGAACTTACAAATC GTGAAGAAATGCACAACAAGCAGATCAAGCTTTCTCATGATTTATACCTCAAACTAATATTTATCTTAAAG ATTGTGACATACTTCATGCTGATTTGCTGGTTTTGGAGGACTCCTGTTACTGCAATATCTCAGCAATTGGTGCAGCCCTTTG GAAAGTTACTATCTTGGGGTGCTGGAGGTTGTTTAAATGATAATGTATTG GTTGGCATTATACCATGGTTGATATTATCTACAAGGGTTAGCAAATTTATCAATCGAGTTTTCCAGTAG
- the LOC110660758 gene encoding high mobility group B protein 3 isoform X2: protein MLIPACSTLSGGQKASKKTAKDPNKPKRPASAFFVFMEEFRQEYKEKHPKNKSVAVVGKAGGDKWKSMSEDEKAPYVAKAKKRKNEYNKNMEAYNKRMGNGGNADEESDKSKSEVNDEEEEEDE from the exons ATGCTAATACCAGCATGTTCGACACTAA GCGGTGGCCAAAAAGCATCGAAGAAGACGGCTAAGGATCCTAACAAGCCAAAGAGGCCCGCAAGTGCTTTCTTCGTTTTCAT ggAGGAATTTAGGCAGGAGTATAAGGAGAAGCATCCTAAAAATAAATCTGTCGCTGTA GTTGGTAAGGCTGGTGGAGATAAGTGGAAATCTATGTCAGAGGAT GAGAAAGCTCCATATGTTGCAAAAGCAAAGAAAAGGAAGAATGAATACAATAAAAACATGGAAGCTTACAATAAAAGAATG GGCAATGGAGGAAATGCTGATGAAGAATCTGACAAGTCTAAATCTGAAGTGAATGatgaggaggaagaagaagatgagtaa
- the LOC110660707 gene encoding uncharacterized protein LOC110660707 isoform X1 has translation MYGSRGAMLGSGGVSDGYEVGSKRQRMMESNPYFAVSSGPSGFQPYSYGGGFQPPAFPVVRLRGLPFNCTDIDIFKFFAGLDIVDVVLVNKNGRFTGEAFVVFAGSMQVEFALQRDRQNMGRRYVEVFRCKRQDYYNAVAAEVSYEGIYDTDYHGSPPPSKAKRFSDKDQLEYTEILKMRGLPFSVKKPQIIEFFKEFKLIEERIHIACRPDGKATGEAYVEFVSVEEAKRAMNKDKMTIGSRYVELFPSTPDEARRAESRSRQ, from the exons ATGTACGGATCCAGAGG GGCAATGTTGGGAAGCGGGGGGGTTTCGGATGGGTACGAGGTCGGCTCAAAGAGACAAAGAATGATGGAATCAAATCCCTACTTCGCAGTGAGCAGTGGTCCTAGTGGCTTTCAACCCTACAGCTATGGTGGTGGATTTCAGCCCCCTGCCTTTCCTGTGGTTCGTCTGAGGGGGCTTCCTTTCAACTGCACTGATATAGACATCTTCAAGTTCTTTGCTGGGCTGGACATCGTTGATGTGGTGCTGGTCAATAAGAATGGACGGTTCACAGGAGAGGCTTTTGTCGTCTTTGCAGGGTCAATGCAGGTTGAGTTTGCTTTACAGAGAGATCGACAGAACATGGGGCGTAGGTATGTGGAAGTTTTTAGGTGCAAGAGGCAGGATTATTACAATGCTGTTGCTGCAGAGGTGAGTTATGAAGGAATCTATGACACTGATTATCATGGAAGTCCTCCACCATCTAAAGCAAAGAGGTTCAGTGATAAGGATCAATTGGAATACACTGAGATTTTGAAGATGCGAGGGCTCCCATTCTCTGTGAAAAAACctcaaataattgaattttttaaaGAATTCAAGCTGATTGAAGAGAGGATACACATTGCATGCCGCCCAGATGGGAAAGCAACTGGAGAAGCATATGTGGAGTTTGTTTCTGTTGAGGAAGCTAAAAGAGCTATGAACAAAGATAAGATGACAATTGGGTCAAGGTATGTTGAGTTGTTTCCTTCAACACCAGATGAAGCTAGAAGAGCCGAGTCAAGATCAAGGCAGTGA
- the LOC110660707 gene encoding uncharacterized protein LOC110660707 isoform X2, whose product MQVEFALQRDRQNMGRRYVEVFRCKRQDYYNAVAAEVSYEGIYDTDYHGSPPPSKAKRFSDKDQLEYTEILKMRGLPFSVKKPQIIEFFKEFKLIEERIHIACRPDGKATGEAYVEFVSVEEAKRAMNKDKMTIGSRYVELFPSTPDEARRAESRSRQ is encoded by the coding sequence ATGCAGGTTGAGTTTGCTTTACAGAGAGATCGACAGAACATGGGGCGTAGGTATGTGGAAGTTTTTAGGTGCAAGAGGCAGGATTATTACAATGCTGTTGCTGCAGAGGTGAGTTATGAAGGAATCTATGACACTGATTATCATGGAAGTCCTCCACCATCTAAAGCAAAGAGGTTCAGTGATAAGGATCAATTGGAATACACTGAGATTTTGAAGATGCGAGGGCTCCCATTCTCTGTGAAAAAACctcaaataattgaattttttaaaGAATTCAAGCTGATTGAAGAGAGGATACACATTGCATGCCGCCCAGATGGGAAAGCAACTGGAGAAGCATATGTGGAGTTTGTTTCTGTTGAGGAAGCTAAAAGAGCTATGAACAAAGATAAGATGACAATTGGGTCAAGGTATGTTGAGTTGTTTCCTTCAACACCAGATGAAGCTAGAAGAGCCGAGTCAAGATCAAGGCAGTGA
- the LOC110660725 gene encoding protein GET1 isoform X2, which produces MGEEETLGGEQGSCLAAPVIFLIIVFFQFISMRLEHLKKKASKNATEVQLRAEIKQLLKEASAFSEPSTFAQAAKLRRLAAAKEKELTNREEMHNKQIKLSHDLYLKLIFILKIVTYFMLICWFWRTPVTAISQQLVQPFGWHYTMVDIIYKG; this is translated from the exons ATGGGAGAGGAAGAAACCCTAGGAGGAGAGCAAGGAAGCTGTCTTGCAGCTCCTGTCATCTTTCTCATCATTGTGTTTTTCCAGTTCATCTCCATGCGGCTTGAGCACTTAAAGAAG AAAGCATCTAAGAATGCTACAGAAGTTCAGTTGCGTGCAGAAATAAAGCAGCTCTTGAAAGAGGCGAGCGCCTTTTCAGA GCCATCAACATTTGCTCAGGCTGCAAAACTTAGGAGGTTAGCAGCTGCAAAGGAGAAGGAACTTACAAATC GTGAAGAAATGCACAACAAGCAGATCAAGCTTTCTCATGATTTATACCTCAAACTAATATTTATCTTAAAG ATTGTGACATACTTCATGCTGATTTGCTGGTTTTGGAGGACTCCTGTTACTGCAATATCTCAGCAATTGGTGCAGCCCTTTG GTTGGCATTATACCATGGTTGATATTATCTACAAGGGTTAG
- the LOC110660758 gene encoding HMG1/2-like protein isoform X1 → MKGGKSNANTSMFDTKLKVNGAGGGQKASKKTAKDPNKPKRPASAFFVFMEEFRQEYKEKHPKNKSVAVVGKAGGDKWKSMSEDEKAPYVAKAKKRKNEYNKNMEAYNKRMGNGGNADEESDKSKSEVNDEEEEEDE, encoded by the exons ATGAAAGGTGGGAAATCCAATGCTAATACCAGCATGTTCGACACTAA GCTGAAGGTAAATGGTGCAGGCGGTGGCCAAAAAGCATCGAAGAAGACGGCTAAGGATCCTAACAAGCCAAAGAGGCCCGCAAGTGCTTTCTTCGTTTTCAT ggAGGAATTTAGGCAGGAGTATAAGGAGAAGCATCCTAAAAATAAATCTGTCGCTGTA GTTGGTAAGGCTGGTGGAGATAAGTGGAAATCTATGTCAGAGGAT GAGAAAGCTCCATATGTTGCAAAAGCAAAGAAAAGGAAGAATGAATACAATAAAAACATGGAAGCTTACAATAAAAGAATG GGCAATGGAGGAAATGCTGATGAAGAATCTGACAAGTCTAAATCTGAAGTGAATGatgaggaggaagaagaagatgagtaa